The [Actinobacillus] rossii genome contains a region encoding:
- the groES gene encoding co-chaperonin GroES produces the protein MAIRPLHDRVIIKREEVETLSAGGIVLTGSAATKSTRAKVIAVGKGRILENGTVQPLDVKVGDTVIFNDGYGVKSEKIDGEEVLIVSENDILAIVE, from the coding sequence ATGGCAATTCGTCCGTTACATGACCGCGTTATCATCAAACGCGAAGAAGTAGAAACTTTATCAGCTGGCGGTATCGTTTTAACTGGTTCTGCTGCAACAAAATCAACACGCGCAAAAGTTATTGCCGTAGGTAAAGGCCGTATTTTAGAAAATGGTACAGTGCAGCCATTAGATGTTAAAGTAGGAGACACTGTTATTTTCAATGATGGTTACGGTGTAAAATCTGAAAAAATTGATGGTGAAGAAGTACTTATCGTTTCTGAAAACGATATTTTAGCTATTGTAGAATAA
- the pepP gene encoding peptidase M24, whose translation MDLAYMAELPTQEFVERRAKLFEYLDENSVAVIFSATEQTRSKDTTYPFRQNSYFWYLTGFNEPDAALVLIRKKGKNQTALFLRPNDPEMEIWNGRRLGIEQAPNKLQIDCAFPIETLKEQLISLLADIGTLYHLQGERMQNDLLIGEILSQSVKLTDLRPHLDEMRLFKSTNEIRLMQQAGQISALGHIRAMREMRPNRFEYEIESEILHEFNRFGARFPSYNSIVAGGENACILHYTENDRPLQDGDLVLIDAGCEFSMYAGDITRTFPVNGKFSQPQREIYEIVLAAQKRALELLVVGNNIQQVNDEVVRIKVEGLIRLGILQGNVDDLIAHQAYREFYMHGLGHWLGLDVHDVGSYCNKTQNGDRNSKKRDRTLEVGMVLTVEPGLYISPNSNVPEQYKGIGVRIEDNIVITEYGNKNLTCAVPKEIDDIERLMVER comes from the coding sequence ATGGATTTAGCTTATATGGCAGAACTACCAACACAAGAATTTGTAGAACGCCGAGCAAAGTTATTTGAATATTTAGATGAGAATAGTGTAGCGGTAATTTTCTCAGCGACTGAGCAAACGCGTTCAAAAGACACGACTTATCCCTTTCGTCAAAACAGTTATTTTTGGTATTTAACCGGATTTAATGAGCCTGATGCCGCATTAGTCTTAATTCGGAAAAAAGGCAAAAATCAGACCGCACTTTTCTTGCGTCCTAATGATCCTGAAATGGAAATTTGGAATGGTCGTCGTTTAGGGATAGAACAGGCACCGAATAAACTGCAAATTGATTGTGCATTTCCCATTGAAACGTTGAAAGAACAACTTATTAGCTTATTAGCTGACATTGGAACTTTGTATCATTTACAAGGGGAACGTATGCAAAATGATTTGTTAATAGGCGAGATTTTATCTCAATCAGTAAAATTAACGGATTTACGACCGCACTTAGATGAAATGCGTTTGTTTAAATCGACAAATGAAATCCGTTTGATGCAACAAGCCGGACAAATTAGTGCGTTGGGACATATTCGAGCTATGCGCGAAATGCGCCCTAATCGCTTTGAATACGAGATTGAAAGCGAAATTTTGCATGAGTTTAACCGTTTTGGCGCGCGTTTTCCGTCTTATAACAGCATTGTTGCGGGTGGTGAAAATGCCTGCATTTTACATTACACGGAAAATGATCGGCCACTACAAGATGGTGATTTAGTTCTGATTGACGCGGGTTGTGAATTTTCGATGTATGCTGGAGACATTACGCGAACATTTCCTGTGAATGGGAAATTCAGTCAACCACAACGCGAAATTTATGAAATCGTACTAGCAGCACAAAAGCGAGCTCTCGAGTTGTTAGTTGTAGGAAACAATATTCAGCAGGTGAATGATGAAGTCGTGCGAATTAAAGTTGAAGGCTTGATACGTTTAGGTATTTTACAAGGAAACGTCGATGATCTGATAGCTCATCAGGCTTACCGTGAATTTTATATGCATGGTTTAGGACACTGGCTAGGGCTTGATGTGCACGATGTAGGTAGTTATTGCAACAAAACCCAAAATGGCGATAGAAACTCGAAAAAACGTGACCGCACTTTAGAAGTGGGTATGGTCTTAACTGTTGAGCCGGGACTTTATATTTCACCCAATTCCAATGTTCCTGAACAATATAAAGGCATAGGTGTGCGTATTGAAGACAATATTGTGATTACAGAATACGGTAATAAGAATTTAACTTGTGCAGTACCAAAAGAAATTGATGATATTGAACGATTAATGGTGGAAAGGTAG
- the tatC gene encoding Sec-independent protein translocase subunit TatC yields MSSVEESQPLITHLIELRNRLLRCVIFIAVVFLALVYFANDIYHLIATPLLEAMPRGATMIATNVVSPFFTPIKLTILASVFLSVPFLLYQIWAFVAPALYQHEKRLVYPLLISSTILFYVGVAFAYYVVFPLVFSFLSSTSPDGVVMATDISSYLDFVLTLFMAFGVCFEVPVAIILLCWAGITTPNSLQEKRPYIIVAAFVIGMLLTPPDIFSQTLLAVPMCLLFELGVMCARFYTPKENNQEETNSEQEKTSQSSVEK; encoded by the coding sequence ATGAGTAGTGTTGAAGAATCTCAACCCTTAATTACCCATCTTATTGAGTTACGTAATCGCTTGTTACGTTGCGTAATTTTTATTGCTGTTGTTTTTTTGGCTTTGGTGTATTTTGCTAATGATATTTATCATTTAATCGCTACACCTTTGCTTGAAGCAATGCCACGGGGCGCGACGATGATTGCAACCAATGTCGTATCCCCATTTTTTACGCCAATTAAATTAACGATTTTAGCGTCAGTATTTTTATCAGTCCCATTTTTGTTATATCAAATTTGGGCATTTGTTGCACCCGCTTTATATCAGCATGAAAAGCGTTTAGTTTATCCGCTGTTGATTTCAAGTACTATTTTATTTTATGTAGGTGTCGCTTTTGCCTACTACGTTGTATTTCCACTGGTGTTTAGTTTTCTTTCGAGTACATCACCTGATGGCGTTGTTATGGCGACAGATATTAGCAGTTATCTCGATTTTGTGCTTACGCTGTTTATGGCTTTTGGTGTATGTTTTGAAGTGCCGGTCGCGATTATTTTGCTTTGTTGGGCAGGGATAACGACACCAAATAGTTTACAAGAAAAACGTCCTTATATTATTGTGGCTGCATTTGTGATTGGTATGTTATTAACGCCACCAGATATTTTTTCTCAAACGTTACTTGCTGTGCCGATGTGTTTATTATTTGAATTAGGTGTGATGTGCGCGAGATTTTATACACCTAAAGAGAATAATCAGGAAGAAACTAACTCAGAGCAAGAAAAAACAAGCCAAAGTTCGGTTGAAAAATAA
- the kamA gene encoding lysine 2,3-aminomutase YodO family protein, translated as MHILTQNIPVREEPKREIWLEILNNAISDPEILLDKLNLSLDDFEQDSQARKLFALRVPQPFIDRMEKGNKKDPLFLQVMTSAQEFLQVDGFVKDPLDEQHNAAPNILHKYHNRLLLMVKNSCAINCRYCFRRHFPYNQNAGNKANWQKAIDYIYQNPQIEEVIFSGGDPLMAKDKELDWLIKQLENVPHLQRLRIHTRLPVVIPERITTKLCQILCEIRLQVVFVTHINHGNEIDANLTNALLNLKQTGITLLNQSVLLKGINDNAHTLKALGDALFRAGVLPYYLHLFDKVEGASHFYLEDEEAIKIYQELQAITSGYLVPKLAREIAGKPNKTLFSS; from the coding sequence GTGCATATTTTAACCCAAAATATCCCCGTTAGAGAAGAACCAAAACGCGAAATTTGGTTAGAAATTCTCAATAACGCGATTTCTGACCCTGAAATCCTACTTGATAAGCTTAATTTATCATTAGATGATTTTGAACAAGATAGCCAAGCGCGTAAGCTTTTTGCTTTACGTGTTCCTCAACCTTTTATTGATCGAATGGAAAAAGGTAACAAAAAAGATCCCCTTTTTCTACAAGTCATGACATCCGCACAAGAATTTCTTCAAGTCGATGGATTTGTTAAAGATCCGCTGGATGAACAGCATAATGCGGCACCCAACATCCTACATAAATACCATAATCGTTTGTTATTGATGGTAAAAAATTCTTGCGCGATAAATTGTCGTTATTGTTTCCGTCGCCATTTCCCTTACAACCAAAATGCAGGTAATAAAGCCAATTGGCAAAAAGCGATAGACTACATTTATCAAAATCCACAAATTGAAGAAGTCATTTTTTCCGGTGGCGATCCGTTGATGGCAAAAGACAAAGAATTAGATTGGCTAATAAAACAGCTTGAAAATGTACCGCACTTACAACGTTTACGTATTCACACCCGTTTACCTGTTGTGATACCCGAACGTATTACAACTAAACTCTGCCAAATTCTGTGTGAAATACGCTTGCAGGTAGTCTTCGTGACGCATATCAATCATGGAAATGAAATTGATGCAAATTTAACTAATGCACTATTAAATTTAAAACAAACGGGGATTACATTACTAAATCAATCGGTGTTATTGAAAGGGATTAATGATAATGCCCATACGTTAAAGGCATTAGGCGACGCGCTTTTTCGGGCAGGCGTGTTACCTTATTATTTGCATCTCTTTGACAAGGTAGAAGGTGCAAGCCATTTTTATTTAGAAGATGAAGAAGCAATTAAAATTTACCAAGAATTACAAGCGATTACATCAGGTTACTTGGTACCTAAATTAGCAAGAGAAATTGCTGGAAAACCGAATAAAACTTTGTTTTCAAGCTAA
- the efp gene encoding elongation factor P, which yields MATYTTTDFKPGLKFMQDGEPCVIVENEFVKPGKGQAFTRTRIRKLISGKVLDVNFKSGTSVEAADVMDLNLTYSYKDEAFWYFMHPETFEQYSADAKAVGDADKWLLDQADCIITLWNGTPITVTPPNFVELEVIETDPGLKGDTAGTGGKPATLSTGAVVRVPLFVQIGEVIKVDTRSGEYVSRVK from the coding sequence ATGGCTACATATACTACCACTGACTTCAAACCAGGTCTAAAATTTATGCAAGACGGTGAGCCTTGCGTAATCGTTGAAAATGAATTCGTAAAACCAGGTAAAGGTCAAGCGTTTACGCGTACACGTATTCGTAAATTAATTTCTGGCAAAGTATTAGATGTTAACTTTAAATCTGGTACTTCAGTTGAAGCGGCTGATGTTATGGACTTGAACTTAACTTACTCATACAAAGATGAAGCATTCTGGTACTTTATGCACCCAGAAACTTTTGAACAATATTCAGCCGATGCAAAAGCTGTGGGCGATGCGGATAAATGGTTATTAGATCAAGCAGATTGTATTATCACGTTATGGAACGGTACCCCAATTACAGTAACGCCACCAAACTTTGTTGAGTTAGAAGTTATTGAGACGGATCCAGGTTTGAAAGGTGATACAGCGGGTACAGGTGGTAAACCTGCAACATTAAGTACAGGTGCTGTAGTACGTGTTCCTTTATTCGTTCAGATTGGTGAAGTAATTAAAGTGGATACGCGTAGTGGTGAATACGTTTCACGCGTAAAATAA
- the hemB gene encoding delta-aminolevulinic acid dehydratase: protein MTQQYFTGYPARRLRRMRKNDFSRRLMAENKLTADDLIYPVFIMEGENQRQPVPSMPKVERLTIDQLLVEAGLLVKYGVPVIALFPVIEQDKKSLLAEEAYNPNGLVQRAVRALKKAYPELGVLTDVALDPYTIHGQDGIIDETGYVLNEVTSDILVKQALSHAEAGADIVAPSDMMDGRIGKIRAALENNGFINTLIMAYAAKYASNYYGPFRDAVGSAGNLKGGDKKTYQVDPANGNEGLQEVALDIAEGADMVMVKPGMPYLDMVYRVKEQFGVPTFAYQVSGEYAMHWAAIQNGWLKEKECIMEGLLCFKRAGADGILTYFAKQVAEWLYEEGKNK from the coding sequence ATGACACAACAATATTTTACAGGTTATCCTGCGCGTCGTTTGCGCCGTATGCGTAAAAATGATTTTAGCCGCCGTTTAATGGCAGAAAATAAGTTAACGGCAGATGATTTAATTTATCCTGTTTTTATTATGGAAGGTGAGAATCAGCGTCAACCTGTGCCGTCTATGCCAAAAGTAGAGCGTTTGACCATAGATCAATTGCTTGTAGAGGCTGGTTTACTTGTAAAATATGGTGTGCCAGTCATCGCGTTATTTCCCGTTATTGAACAAGATAAAAAATCATTATTAGCAGAAGAAGCCTATAATCCGAATGGTTTAGTGCAACGTGCTGTACGAGCATTAAAAAAAGCTTATCCAGAATTAGGGGTGCTCACGGATGTCGCGCTGGATCCTTATACGATTCATGGACAAGATGGCATCATTGATGAGACCGGCTATGTATTGAATGAAGTGACGAGTGATATTTTGGTCAAACAAGCCCTTTCTCATGCGGAAGCGGGAGCCGATATTGTGGCACCCAGTGATATGATGGATGGACGAATTGGTAAAATCCGTGCGGCACTTGAGAACAATGGATTTATCAATACGTTGATTATGGCTTATGCTGCAAAATATGCATCCAATTATTATGGTCCATTCCGTGATGCAGTCGGTTCCGCCGGTAACTTAAAAGGTGGAGATAAAAAAACATACCAAGTTGATCCTGCCAATGGAAATGAAGGCTTGCAAGAGGTTGCGTTGGATATTGCAGAAGGGGCAGATATGGTTATGGTAAAACCAGGAATGCCATATTTGGATATGGTATATCGTGTGAAAGAGCAATTTGGAGTGCCAACATTTGCGTATCAAGTTTCTGGTGAATATGCCATGCATTGGGCTGCAATCCAAAATGGCTGGTTGAAAGAAAAAGAATGCATTATGGAAGGATTACTATGTTTTAAACGCGCTGGTGCAGACGGTATTTTAACGTATTTTGCTAAACAAGTTGCAGAATGGTTGTATGAAGAAGGGAAGAATAAATAA
- the tatA gene encoding twin arginine translocase protein A translates to MGGISIYQLLIIVAIVVLLFGTKKLRTLGADLGESVKGFKKAMASDDNKTGEVKSVEKNDKE, encoded by the coding sequence ATGGGCGGTATTAGTATTTACCAACTCCTTATTATTGTGGCTATCGTTGTTTTACTATTCGGAACGAAAAAGCTTCGTACCTTGGGTGCAGATTTAGGCGAGTCAGTGAAAGGCTTTAAAAAAGCGATGGCGTCTGATGACAATAAAACTGGCGAAGTAAAAAGTGTAGAGAAAAACGATAAAGAATAG
- the cysK gene encoding cysteine synthase: MTIYADNSYSIGNTPLVRLQHFGNNGNLVVKVEGRNPSFSVKCRIGANMIWQAEKDGTLTKDKEIVDATSGNTGIALAYVAAARGYKITLTMPETMSTERKRLLRGLGVNLVLTEGAKGMKGAIAKAEEIVASDPHRYIMLKQFENPANPAIHQQTTGVEIWEGTEGKVDVVVAGVGTGGTITGISRAIKQDKGKQIISVAVEPAESPVITQTLNGEEVKPGPHKIQGIGAGFIPKNLDLSLIDRVEQVDSDTAIATARRLMAEEGILAGISSGAAVAAADRLAKLPEFADKLIVAILPSASERYLSTALFEGVEI; encoded by the coding sequence ATGACAATTTATGCAGATAATTCTTATTCAATTGGTAATACCCCGTTAGTACGTTTGCAACATTTCGGTAATAACGGCAATTTAGTCGTAAAAGTGGAAGGTCGTAACCCAAGTTTCAGCGTAAAATGCCGTATCGGTGCAAATATGATTTGGCAAGCAGAGAAAGATGGGACTTTAACGAAAGACAAAGAAATCGTTGATGCAACAAGTGGCAATACAGGTATTGCGTTAGCTTATGTTGCAGCAGCGCGAGGTTATAAAATTACGTTAACTATGCCAGAAACCATGAGTACAGAGCGCAAACGCTTATTACGTGGTTTAGGTGTAAATTTAGTCTTAACAGAAGGCGCGAAAGGAATGAAAGGCGCGATTGCAAAAGCAGAAGAAATTGTCGCAAGTGATCCGCATCGTTATATTATGTTGAAACAATTTGAAAACCCAGCAAATCCAGCAATTCACCAACAAACAACCGGTGTAGAAATTTGGGAAGGTACGGAAGGCAAAGTTGATGTCGTTGTGGCTGGTGTGGGCACGGGTGGTACGATTACAGGTATTTCTCGTGCAATCAAACAAGATAAAGGTAAACAAATTATTTCTGTTGCAGTTGAACCAGCAGAAAGCCCAGTAATTACCCAAACTTTGAATGGCGAAGAAGTAAAACCAGGTCCGCACAAAATACAAGGTATTGGTGCCGGTTTTATTCCTAAGAATTTAGATTTAAGCTTAATTGACCGTGTTGAACAAGTTGATAGTGATACAGCGATTGCAACAGCTCGTCGTTTAATGGCGGAAGAAGGAATTCTTGCAGGGATTTCATCAGGTGCCGCTGTAGCCGCTGCAGATCGTTTAGCGAAGCTTCCTGAATTTGCGGACAAACTTATCGTAGCGATTCTTCCTTCAGCATCTGAACGTTACTTAAGTACGGCATTATTCGAAGGGGTAGAAATTTAA
- the tatB gene encoding sec-independent translocase encodes MFDIGFSELLLVFIVGLVVLGPQRMPVAIRTVMKWVRTIRGLAANVQNELSQELKLQELQDSIKKAEHLNLKTLSPELAQTVEELKQSADKMKADLENQAKVANKSIEEQIKDVREANFAAAEQLTMTEFDTADNTIQEPSAVVKTQENLTALNQEVTPAVIAEQAEIALDEQLAKYIDQYHPTDDEQPVASQSTSEKIT; translated from the coding sequence GTGTTTGATATCGGTTTTTCGGAATTATTACTGGTTTTTATTGTTGGTCTAGTTGTACTTGGCCCGCAACGTATGCCTGTGGCGATTCGTACTGTAATGAAATGGGTGCGAACTATACGCGGTTTGGCGGCAAATGTGCAAAATGAGCTTTCACAAGAGCTTAAATTGCAAGAGCTACAGGATAGCATTAAAAAGGCAGAACATCTAAACCTAAAAACGTTATCGCCAGAATTGGCTCAAACTGTGGAAGAGTTAAAGCAATCTGCAGATAAAATGAAAGCAGATTTAGAAAATCAAGCCAAAGTAGCCAATAAGTCTATTGAAGAACAAATCAAAGATGTGCGTGAAGCAAATTTTGCTGCCGCTGAACAGTTAACGATGACCGAGTTTGATACAGCAGACAATACGATTCAAGAACCAAGTGCGGTTGTAAAAACACAAGAAAATTTGACCGCACTTAATCAAGAAGTGACGCCGGCAGTAATAGCGGAACAAGCGGAAATTGCTTTAGATGAGCAGTTAGCGAAATATATCGATCAATATCATCCAACTGATGATGAGCAACCCGTTGCATCTCAATCAACTTCTGAGAAAATCACATGA
- the groEL gene encoding chaperonin GroEL: MAAKDVKFGNDARVKMLAGVNVLADAVKVTLGPKGRNVILDKSFGAPTITKDGVSVAREIELEDKFENMGAQMVKEVASKANDAAGDGTTTATVLAQAIVNEGLKAVAAGMNPMDLKRGIDKAVASVVEELKALSKPCETSKEIEQVGTISANSDETVGKLIAQAMEKVGKEGVITVEDGSGLSDELDVVEGMQFDRGYLSPYFINKPEAATVELDNPFILLVDKKISNIRELLPVLEGVAKAGKPLLIIAEDVEGEALATLVVNTMRGIVKVAAVKAPGFGDRRKAMLQDIAILTAGTVISEEIGMELEKATLEDLGQAKRVVINKDNTTIIDGIGDEAQIKGRVAQIRQQIEESTSDYDKEKLQERVAKLAGGVAVIKVGAATEVEMKEKKDRVDDALHATRAAVEEGIVAGGGVALVRAACKVATTLKGDNEDQNVGIKLALRAMEAPLRQIVTNAGEEASVVASAVKNGEGNFGYNAGTETYGDMIEMGILDPTKVTRSALQFAASIAGLMITTEAMVTDLPKDDKADLGAGMGGMGGMGGMM; encoded by the coding sequence ATGGCAGCAAAAGACGTAAAATTTGGTAACGATGCTCGTGTGAAAATGTTAGCGGGCGTAAATGTTTTAGCAGACGCAGTAAAAGTGACTTTAGGCCCTAAAGGTCGTAATGTGATTTTAGATAAATCATTTGGTGCCCCAACTATCACAAAAGATGGCGTATCTGTAGCACGTGAAATCGAATTAGAAGATAAATTTGAAAATATGGGCGCACAAATGGTAAAAGAAGTGGCGTCAAAAGCCAATGATGCAGCAGGTGATGGTACAACCACAGCAACTGTTCTTGCGCAAGCTATCGTAAACGAAGGCTTAAAAGCAGTTGCAGCAGGTATGAACCCAATGGATTTAAAACGCGGTATCGACAAAGCGGTTGCTTCAGTAGTTGAAGAATTAAAAGCATTATCTAAACCTTGTGAAACCTCTAAAGAAATCGAGCAAGTCGGTACAATTTCTGCAAACTCTGACGAAACTGTAGGTAAATTAATTGCGCAAGCAATGGAAAAAGTGGGTAAAGAAGGCGTGATCACCGTTGAAGATGGTTCAGGGCTTTCTGATGAATTAGATGTCGTTGAAGGGATGCAATTCGACCGCGGTTATTTATCACCATACTTCATCAACAAACCCGAAGCGGCAACGGTTGAATTAGATAACCCATTCATTTTATTAGTAGATAAAAAAATCTCTAACATTCGCGAATTGCTTCCAGTATTAGAAGGCGTGGCAAAAGCAGGCAAACCGCTTTTAATTATCGCGGAAGATGTAGAAGGCGAAGCGCTTGCAACATTAGTGGTTAACACGATGCGCGGTATTGTGAAAGTAGCGGCAGTGAAAGCGCCAGGTTTTGGTGATCGTCGTAAAGCGATGTTACAAGACATTGCGATTTTAACTGCAGGTACCGTGATTTCTGAAGAAATCGGTATGGAACTTGAAAAAGCAACGTTAGAAGATCTTGGTCAAGCAAAACGTGTTGTGATTAACAAAGACAACACCACGATTATCGATGGTATTGGTGATGAAGCACAAATTAAAGGTCGTGTAGCACAAATTCGTCAACAAATCGAAGAATCTACTTCAGATTACGACAAAGAAAAACTTCAAGAACGCGTGGCAAAATTAGCAGGTGGTGTAGCTGTAATTAAAGTTGGTGCAGCAACTGAAGTTGAAATGAAAGAGAAAAAAGACCGTGTTGATGACGCATTACACGCCACTCGCGCAGCGGTAGAAGAAGGTATCGTTGCTGGTGGTGGTGTTGCACTAGTACGTGCGGCATGTAAAGTTGCGACAACACTTAAAGGTGATAATGAAGATCAAAATGTGGGTATCAAACTTGCATTACGTGCGATGGAAGCTCCACTTCGTCAAATCGTGACCAATGCCGGTGAAGAAGCCTCAGTAGTTGCAAGTGCGGTGAAAAATGGCGAAGGAAACTTCGGTTATAACGCGGGTACTGAAACTTACGGCGATATGATTGAAATGGGTATTCTTGACCCGACTAAAGTAACGCGTTCTGCACTTCAATTTGCGGCGTCAATTGCAGGCTTAATGATTACCACTGAAGCAATGGTAACTGACTTACCAAAAGATGACAAAGCTGATTTAGGTGCTGGAATGGGCGGCATGGGTGGAATGGGCGGCATGATGTAA
- a CDS encoding opacity-associated protein A produces MDNKPENHSASNQNELDLGLNQVEPVTPKKAFTPDSSSFLNKFFGKKEAAQANPFAERKEPTFGSVTGTEPQGNQPTHYAPTNTFTPTTKPTVEPAQETIEKKLDTEEIKVESAVENTFDAAQETVEEKNERPIQAAEEPIIAAKSTMENPENWGIMQKLPQKHRRLIIAITGAIAVLVALLLLKPSSDTVDEFQVNNNGNNMPIEFQSLDPNKPVENADMANTTQPAEPPVAEQNQAAPTTAPAVDNTQATPAQAVQPEAAPALSPAPNTAQTQVDTQVPATQATPAKETQVQAEKAQAQAEKTRQEQLAREQQLKARAEKAKAEQLAKAKVAAEKAKAEKLAAEKARAQAALNGAPISEAKPVSAPATTKANATSKTLTVPAGTSLFQVFRTNGLNISDVNAMTKASGVGNALSSFKPGDKVQVSTNSEGRVSSMRLSDGSTFTRQADGSYKYSK; encoded by the coding sequence GTGGACAACAAACCTGAAAATCATTCAGCGTCAAACCAGAATGAATTAGATCTTGGCTTAAACCAAGTTGAGCCAGTCACGCCTAAAAAAGCGTTTACCCCTGATTCATCGTCATTTTTGAATAAATTTTTTGGCAAAAAAGAGGCGGCACAAGCCAATCCATTTGCAGAACGTAAAGAGCCAACATTTGGTTCAGTAACGGGAACCGAGCCACAAGGGAATCAACCCACTCACTATGCGCCAACCAATACATTTACACCAACGACAAAACCGACTGTAGAACCGGCACAAGAAACCATTGAGAAAAAACTTGATACCGAAGAAATCAAAGTAGAAAGTGCTGTCGAAAATACCTTCGATGCCGCACAAGAAACGGTAGAAGAAAAGAATGAACGCCCAATTCAAGCAGCTGAAGAGCCGATTATTGCGGCAAAATCAACGATGGAAAACCCTGAAAACTGGGGCATTATGCAAAAATTGCCACAAAAACATCGTCGTTTAATTATTGCAATTACAGGAGCTATTGCAGTACTTGTTGCATTATTATTGCTTAAACCAAGCTCAGACACTGTGGATGAATTTCAAGTAAATAACAATGGCAATAATATGCCAATTGAATTCCAATCATTAGATCCGAATAAACCTGTTGAAAATGCGGATATGGCAAATACAACACAGCCAGCAGAACCGCCAGTCGCAGAGCAAAATCAAGCTGCACCAACCACGGCTCCAGCTGTAGATAATACACAAGCCACACCAGCACAAGCGGTTCAACCTGAAGCCGCTCCAGCATTATCGCCAGCGCCAAATACAGCACAAACTCAAGTTGATACACAAGTGCCAGCTACACAAGCTACGCCAGCTAAAGAAACTCAAGTACAAGCTGAAAAAGCGCAAGCTCAAGCTGAAAAAACACGCCAAGAGCAATTAGCACGCGAACAGCAACTCAAAGCACGTGCCGAAAAAGCGAAAGCAGAACAATTAGCTAAAGCCAAAGTTGCAGCGGAAAAAGCAAAAGCAGAAAAATTAGCGGCTGAAAAAGCACGCGCTCAAGCTGCATTAAATGGCGCGCCAATTAGCGAAGCGAAACCAGTATCTGCGCCAGCGACGACAAAAGCGAACGCAACGAGCAAAACCTTGACCGTCCCAGCGGGTACATCTTTGTTCCAAGTATTCCGCACAAATGGTTTAAATATTAGTGACGTTAACGCAATGACCAAAGCAAGTGGTGTAGGTAATGCATTAAGTAGCTTTAAACCAGGTGATAAAGTACAAGTCTCAACCAATAGCGAAGGGCGTGTAAGCTCAATGCGTTTATCAGACGGTTCAACCTTTACACGCCAAGCTGACGGCTCATATAAATATAGCAAGTAA
- the oapB gene encoding opacity associated protein B, producing MKTTALLFISALALTACHSDMVQAPVDAAVKAAPKITSDLNKTAQIGSASRFHCKDDKIVRIVRIKPKSTAKTAKNVETITLTFNNVTEKLKSTLSETGKSYTSIHWRWIERANHTATLTNTQGVVLADVCMEQ from the coding sequence ATGAAAACGACCGCACTTTTATTTATCTCTGCACTGGCTTTAACCGCCTGTCATTCAGATATGGTGCAAGCACCTGTTGATGCCGCCGTAAAAGCCGCCCCAAAAATAACGTCAGATTTAAATAAAACTGCACAAATCGGTTCTGCCAGTCGTTTTCATTGCAAAGACGATAAAATCGTACGAATTGTCCGTATCAAACCTAAAAGCACAGCCAAAACAGCTAAGAATGTAGAAACTATTACGTTGACCTTTAATAATGTTACCGAAAAATTAAAATCAACGCTCTCAGAAACAGGCAAATCTTATACCAGCATTCACTGGCGCTGGATTGAGCGCGCAAACCATACGGCTACATTAACTAACACGCAAGGTGTTGTTTTAGCAGATGTCTGCATGGAACAATAA